The genomic segment CTTTGAAAATGAAGAAGCCGTTCAAAAATGGCGCACCCTTGAAGCCCATCGCAACGCTCAAAAAGTGGGACGTAGCCGCGCCTTTGATGGCTATCGCCTGCGTGTCGCCCATGTGATGCGCGATTATTCAATGAGCGAGCGCGAGCAAGCCCCAACAGACAGCCAGTCCATTCATCAATAAGGTTTTCACCCCCATGTCCCAGCCTATTGCCACTTGGAAACTCATCTGCGCCGGTATTTCATCGCTTATTTTAGTGATGGGAATTGCGCGTTTTGCCCTTACCCCTTTATTGCCCGCCATGCAGGCAGCAACGGGTCTGGGTGATGATGGCGCTGGTTTTTTAGCAGCGTCTAATTATGCCGGGTATCTAAGCGGGGCCTTACTTGCAAGCCGTTTGCGCAACCCTTTAACCAAGCTGCGTTTTTATCGCCTGGGCATTATATTTGCGGTTCTAACCACCGCTGCCATGGCGTTGAGTGATCATGTGGTGATCTGGTCCATCATGCGCTATTTTGGGGGGCTAACCAGTGCTGCAGGCATGGTTGTGGGCACCGCCATTGTGCTGGACCATCTCAAACAGCGCCACCGCCCAGATTATATCGGCATCCATTTCAGTGGTGTGGGCCTTGGTGTGGTGCTGAGCGGCACAGTCTTGACCCTGATTGAGCCTGTCATGAGCTGGGATCAAGGCTGGCTGGTTGTGGGCGCGATCGGTCTTTTGCTCGCCCTGCCTGCCTTATTATGGATGAATATCCATGGGCTCAAGGCCCCCAACATCGCCCATGGCGAAGGGATCAACATGCGTGCGCGCCCAATTATCATGCTGTTGTTATCTTACGGTTTTGCCGGGGCGACTTTTTCTATTGGTACAACCTTTATCATCACCATTATGGCGCAAAGCCCCTCACTGGCGGATAGCCGTAACCTTGCCTGGGTTTTACTCGGTGTAGCCTTGGCCCCGTCTTGTTATTTCTGGATGCGCAGTGCCATTAAAGTGGGGGATTTTAAAGCCCTGACTTATGCCTATATCGTGCAAGCTATTGGCTGTGCCTTACCTGTGCTGTGGCCCTCAACCGCCAGCGCCTTGATCGGTGGCTTTATGTTTGGCGCCTGCTTTATGGGGATTGTTACGGTTGTTCTGGCTTTAGGTGGGAAACTCTCGCCCCATAACCCCTCTGCGCTCATCGGTATTTTGGTGGTCTCATACGGTGTGGGACAAATCGTTGGGCCTGTCCTTGCCGGCATCGCCATGGAACAAACTGGCTTT from the Candidatus Terasakiella magnetica genome contains:
- a CDS encoding antibiotic biosynthesis monooxygenase family protein, whose amino-acid sequence is MIAVIFEVLPNAEHKQEYLDIAAELRPVLEQIDGFISVERFQSLSDENKILSLSFFENEEAVQKWRTLEAHRNAQKVGRSRAFDGYRLRVAHVMRDYSMSEREQAPTDSQSIHQ
- a CDS encoding YbfB/YjiJ family MFS transporter, whose translation is MSQPIATWKLICAGISSLILVMGIARFALTPLLPAMQAATGLGDDGAGFLAASNYAGYLSGALLASRLRNPLTKLRFYRLGIIFAVLTTAAMALSDHVVIWSIMRYFGGLTSAAGMVVGTAIVLDHLKQRHRPDYIGIHFSGVGLGVVLSGTVLTLIEPVMSWDQGWLVVGAIGLLLALPALLWMNIHGLKAPNIAHGEGINMRARPIIMLLLSYGFAGATFSIGTTFIITIMAQSPSLADSRNLAWVLLGVALAPSCYFWMRSAIKVGDFKALTYAYIVQAIGCALPVLWPSTASALIGGFMFGACFMGIVTVVLALGGKLSPHNPSALIGILVVSYGVGQIVGPVLAGIAMEQTGFSELGLWSAAACSLISIAFLWGARCPSNVPVKEDCPCLS